DNA from Amorphoplanes friuliensis DSM 7358:
TGGCGTTGGAGCGCGCCGCGATGATCTCCGCCGCCACGCTGATCGCGGTCTCTTCCGGGGTCTGCGCGCCCAGGTCGAGCCCGAGCGGCGAGCGGAGCCGGGCCAGGGCGGGCTCCGCCAGCCCGGCCTCGCGGAGGCGTTCGAGTCGGTCGGCGTGCGTGCGGCGGGAGCCCATGGCGCCCACGTACGCCAGCGGCAGCTTCAGCGCCAGGCTCAGCACGGGTACGTCGAACTTGGCGTCGTGTGTCAAGACGCAGACCACCGTGCGCGTGTCGAGCCGGCCTGCCGACGCTTCCGCAGCGAGGTAGCGGTGCGGCCAGTCCACGACCACCTCGTGGGCGCCGGGGAAGCGCTCGGCGGTGGCGAAGACCGGCCGGGCGTCGCAGGCGGTGACCCGGTAGCCGAGGAACGTGCCGATGCGGGCCGCCGCCGCGGCGTGGTCGGTGGCCCCGAACACCAGCATGCGGGGCGCCGGCGCGAAGGAGGTGACCAGCACGGTGACTCCGCTGCCGGGCCGGCCGTCCGCGTTGTAGTGCAACAGTCCGGTGCGGCCGGCGGCGAGCAGGCCCCGCCCGTCGCCGGCCGCAGCGTCGTCGATGCCGTCGGCGCCGAGGGAACCGTGCCGGACGTCCGGGGTGAGCACCAGGTGCCGGCCGATCCGGTCAGGCGGGCCGGCCACACAGGTCAGCAGCGCCACCGGCCGCCCGGCGGCCACCTCGTCGGCCAGCACTGCGAGCTCCGTGAAGCTCGCCGGTTTCGACGAAGACCTCGATCGTGCCGCCGCAGGGCAGGCCCACCTGGGCGGCGTCGTCGTCGGTGACGCCGTACCGCGCCGTCCGGGGTGCCCCGGAGCCGGCCACCTCCCGGCACAGCTCGTAGACCGCGCTCTCGACGCAGCCGCCGGAGACGCTGCCGGCCGCGGTGCCGTCGGCCCGGACGAGCATCGCCGCCCCGGCCTGCCGGGGCGCGCTGGACCAGGTGGCGGTGACCGTGGCCAGACCGGCGGGCTCGCCGCGGCGCCACGTGGCCACGATGTCGTCGAGGATCTCACGCACGGCCGCCGACACCCCTCACAGTCCGAGCACCTTGTCGGGCGTGATCGGCAGGTCGCGGATGCGCCGGCCGGTGGCGTTGTGGACCGCGTTGGCGACCGCCGCGGCCACGCCGACCATGCCGACCTCGCCCACGCCCTTGCCGCCCAGCGGCGCCATCGGGTCCGGGTGGCCGAGCCAGGCGACCTCGATCGGCGGGATGTCGGCGTGGACGGGTACGTGGTACTCGGCCAGTGAGGCGTTGAGGACCCGTCCGGTCCGCTCGTCGAAGACCGTCTCCTCGCTCAGTGCCGAGCCGATACCCATCACGATCGCGCCGCGGAACTGGCTGGCGGCCGTCCGCGGGTTGATGATGCGGCCGGTGTCGAACATGCCGAGCCACCGTGACACCCGGACCTCGCCGGTGACGTCGTGGACCCGTACCTCGCAGAACTGCACCCCGAAGGAGTGCATCGCGTGCTGAGCCGTCTCCGTCGGCGGTGAAGCGGCGCCCTCGCCGGTGAGCTCGCCGCGACCGGCCCGGCGCAGGATGTCCGGGTAGGACTGCCCCGCCCCGCCGTCTCGCAGGTAGACGCCGCCGTCGCGCAGTGACACGTCGTCCGTACCCGCACCGGCCAGGGGTGAGTCCGAGGCCGTGAGGCGCAGCAGTTCCGCGATGAGCGCCCGGGTCGCCGCCACCACCGAGGCGATGATGCTGACCGTCTGCGCTGACCCGCCCGCCGGCACCGCTGCGGGGTGGCGGCTGTCGCCGTACTCGAAGTGCACCCGGTCCAGCGGTAGACCCAGATGGTCGGCGGCGTACTGGGCCTGGACGGTGGCGGTGCCCATGCCCATCTCGTGCGCCGCGGTGCGGACGGTCGCGTGCCCGTCCGCGCTCACCGTGACGGAAGCGCGGCCGCCCGGCATGCGGGTGTAGGGGTACGTGGCGGTGGCGACGCCCTGGCCCACCCACCACCGCCCGTCCCGCCGCGAGCGTGGTGTCGAGCTGCGCTCGGCCCAGCCGAACCGCTCGGCCCCCAGCCGGTACGCCTCGACGAGGTGCCGTCCGGAGAACGGTTTGCCGTTGGTCGGATGCACCGCCGGCTCGAGCCTGGTACGGAGCTCGAGCGGATCCAGGTCGAGCTGCTCGGCGAGCTCGTCGAGCGCGCACTCCAGGGCGAACGAGCCCACCGATTCGCCGGGCGCCCGCATGGACGAGTTGGCCGGCGTGTGGAGTTCCACCACGCGCTGGTCGATGCCGAACGCGTCAGCGCCGTAGAGGACCCGGGCCGGGAACGTGCACTGCTCGGCGAAGCCGTCGTTGACGCCGGTCGTGGTCGTCGCCTCGTGGACCAGCGCGGTGAGCGTCCCATCCGCCCGGGCGCCCAGTGCCACCCGTTGCTCGGTGCGGGTCCGGCCGCCGGTCACCCGGAAGACGTCGGAGCGGGACAGGACCAGCCGGACCGGGCGTTGCGCCAGCCGCGCGGCCGCGGCGCACAGGATCTGGTGGCTCCACATCATCTTGTTGCCGAAGGCGCCCCCGACGAACTGCGAGACGACCCGGATGTTCTGCGGATCGAGGCTGAAGACCTCGGCCAAGGTGGCCTGGGAATGGGTGATCGCCTGGGTGGCGTCCCACATCGTCAGGCTGCGCTCGTCGTGCCAGGCGACGGTGGTGGCGTGCGGTTCGATGGCGCAGTGCGTGTGCCACGGCGTCCGGTAGACCCGGTCGACGCTGGTGTGGGCGGTCCGCAGGGCCGCAGCCGCGTCTCCGAGCGTCACCGCGGGCGCCTCGCCCTGGACGTGATCCGGCTGCGGCGCGCCGATCTTGAGGTCGTCGAAGAGGAGCCGGGCCTCGGTGGGGGCATAGCTGATCCGGACGAGTGAGGCGGCGTGGTCGGCCTGTTCCGGAGTCTCGGCCACCACGATGGCGACCGGCTGGCCGTTCCAGCGGATCCGTGCGTCCTGCATGACGGGCGCGCGGGTGAACGAGGCGCCCTGCAGTGTGATCAGCAGCGGCGCGATACGCATGGCCGGTGCGTTGTCGTGCGTCATGATCGCCACCACGCCGGGCGCCGACCGCGCTCGGGTCAGGTCGATGCCGACGATCTCGCCCGCGGCGATGGTGCTGCAGACGAGCTTGGCGTGCGCCAGGCCGGCGACCGGTACCTCGGCGGTGAACCTGGCTGCGCCGCTGACCTTGGCGGGGCCGTCCCGCCGGGGGACGGCTCGACCGACGATCTGGTCGGCGTTCATGACAACTCCTCGAGAGTGGCGACGAGCACGCGCCGTACCAGTGGGATCTTGAAGGCGTTGTGCGCCAGTGGCCGCGCGTCGGCGAGCGCCGCGTCGGCCGCCCGTTCGAAGGCCGCCCGGGTTGCCGGGGCTCCGACCAGCGCCTCTTCCGCCGCGGCGGCGCGCCATGGTTTGGCTGCCACGCCGCCCAGCGCCAGCCGGGCCGAGATGACCACACCGTCGCGGACCTCGAGCAGTGCGGCGACGGAGATGAGCGCGAAGGCGTAGCTGGCCCGTTCCCGGACTTTCCGGTACGCCGAGCGTGCCGCCGCGGGCGGCATGGGCACGCTGACCGCCGTGATGAGCTCGCCCGGTTGCAGAGTGTTCTCGATGTGCGGGGTGTCGCCGGGCAGCCGGTGCAGGTCCAGCAGCTCGGCCGTGCGCGGCCCGGCCGGTCCGGCGAGGTGGACGCGGGCGTCCAGCGCGGCCAGCGCCACGCCCAGATCCGACGGATGGGTGGCCACGCACTGCGAGGACGCGCCGAGGACGGCGTGCATCCGATTGTGGCCGTCGATGGCGTCGCAGCCGCTGCCGGGCTCCCGCTTGTTGCAGCGGGCACCGGTGTCGTAGAAGTAGAGGCATCGGGTGCGCTGCAACAGGTTGCCGCCGACCGTGGCCATGTTGCGGATCTGGCCCGAGGCGCCGTTGACGATCGCTTCCGCGATGATCGGGAAGTCGCGGCGGACGACCGGGTCGGCGGCCACGTCGGTGTTGGTGGCCGCCGCTCCCATCCAGAGTCGTCCGTCCGGGCCGATCTCGATGCGCGCGGGCAGCCGGGAGACATCGACCAGCGCCGCCGGGCGCTCGATGTTCTGCCGCATCAGGTCGACGAGATTGGTGCCGCCGCCCAGGTACACCGCGCCGGGTGTCGCCGCCGCTGCCACCGCCGCCGCCACATCGCCGGCCCGTTCGTAGGTGAAGGGCTTCATCGCGGTCCGCCCACGTAGGTCTCCTCGATCGCGGCGACGATGCCGTTGTAGGCGCCGCAGCGGCACAGGTTGCCGCTCATCCGCTCCCGGATCTCGTCGGAGGACAGGTCGAACGACGCGGCGCCGATCTCGGAGGACACCCGGCTCGGCACCCCGCGCGCCACCTCGTCCGCCATGCCGATCGCCGAGCAGACCTGGCCGGGCGTGCAGTAGCCGCACTGGAAGCCGTCGTGGGCGATGAACGCCTCCTGCAACGGATGCAGCTCTCCGTCCCGGCCGACACCCTCGACGGTGGTGACGGCTCGGCCGTCGGCCTGGGCCGCCAGGGTGAGGCAGGCCAGCACCCGCCGGCCGTCCAGGAGCACAGTGCAGGCGCCACAGGCGCCCTGGTCGCATCCCTTTTTCGGGCCGTGCAGGCCGGCGTCGGTGCGCAGGTGGTCGAGCAGCGAGCGCCGGGTGTCGGCGATGGCGATCTCGTGCGGCGTGCCGTTGATGACGATCACGGAGTTCACCTTCTCTGGATCAAGGGAACAGCGGGGCGGCCGTGGGTTCGATCCGGCCCAGACCGCGCTGCCAATAGATGAGGGGCCGTGCTTCGGAGCTGCTGCGCAGGTCCGCGACGGCGAGGAGGACCAGCTGGTGGTCGCCCACGGCGATCTCGTTGTCGCTCTCCGCCTCCAGCCACAATGCGGCGCCGGGTAGCAGGGCGGCGCCGTCCGGCGTCTCCACCGGATCGAGGCCGGCGAAGCGGTCGCCGGTGCGCGAGCTCAGCTGCCGGACGAGGCCGCCCTGCTGCTCGGAAAGCAGACTGATGCCGAGCGAGCGCGAACGGCGCAGGGCCCGCCAGGTCCGCGATCCCGACCGGACGGAGAGCAGGGCGCGCGGCGGATCGAACGAGACACCCGTCTCGAAGGTCGAGGCCACCATGCCCACGAGCTCGCCCCCCACGCGGGCGGCGACGGCGGCAAGGGAGGTCGGTGACCGGGTGAAGGCCTCCTCCACGTCCTGCCGCGTGGACAGGGGCATCCGCTGCATGCCGGGCTCGTCAGCGCGGTGGGGCGCCTGCGGCGCCGGTGCGGTCGCCGCCATGTCAGGAGATCGCCGTCGGCGCCGGCAGGGGCTTGCGGTTGCCCTCGACGAACGTGATGCGGGCCCGCAGCGAGTTCAGGCGGCCCCAGGAGTAGTAGTAGTCGTCGAGGAGGTCCTTGCGGCGCAGGTGCGGATGCGCGTCAAGGAACTGTGCCGAGGTCTGCCCCGGGTCATCGATCTCGCCCGCGATCAGCTTGATCCATGCCTTGGTCCGCGTCATGTGCAGCATGAACGGCAGCGCGCCGAACCGGTACGCGAGCCGCCGGAGGCCGCGGACGAACTCCTGGGCACCTTGCGCCTCACCCTGTTCGCGCACCAGAAGGTAGGCCACCCGGAGGTGGTCCTCGTGCGGGAACACGTCCAGCCGGCTCCGCCGGAAGCCGGCGAGGAGCTCTTGATCGTTCATCGGATCCCTCCCAGTAAAGCGGACGGAATAGTCCGTTTCATCGACCACCATAGCGTGAAGCGGACGGAATCGTCCAGCTAGACTTCTGGGCCATGGACAGCGGTGGCACGGACACGAAGACCATGCGCAGAGACGCGGCGCGTAGCCGCGCGGCGATCCTGCGCGCGCTCGACACCATGTACGCCGAGGAAGGTTCCGTGCCGGGGATGCATGCGCTGGCCGCCCGGGCGGAGGTCGGCGTGGCCACCCTGTACCGCCACTTTCCGACCCGCGAGGACCTGCTGACCGCACTCGCCGTGGACCGGCTGGTCCACCTCGTCGAGTTCGCCGACCAGGCCGGCGCGACGCCGGACACGGCCCAGGCGGTGCGGAACTTCTTCGAATCGGTCGCGGGTGCCGGATGCGACCCGGCGCTCGTGGCCCACCTGTCACCGGACTCCGCCGACAGGGCTTCGCAGGAGCTGCTCACCCGCTTCCAGCGCGGCCTCGACCACCTGCTGGAACGCGCCCACGCCGACGGGGTCATCCGGGCCGACGCCCAGCGGGAGCACGTCATCGCGCTGCTGCACGGCCTCCTGGCGACGGTCGCCCACCTCGGCGATCAGCCCGGCGGCTGTGACCTCGCCGTCGACATTCTGGCCCGGGGCCTGGCCGCGCCTCAGTAGACCGGCCGCTTCCCGCCCCACCCGGCCGGCCGAGGCGGGGTCGGCACAGTCGGGCCTTGGTGGATTGGGTTTGCCCGACATCCTTGAAGTTGGGCCTGGGCGGCACCGGGTGTGCTTGCGTGCACCGCGCGAACCCGTCACCCCGCGGGCGGCACGGTCAACCCCGGGCGTAAACCGCGAGCCCGTGCGTAAGTAACCCGGGCAACAGCGCCCATGGGTGAGTGCCTGGGGCGAGACCGACCGGATTCGAACCGGCGTCCCCCCGGATGCGGTCCGGATGCGTCGACCTCTGCGCTACGGCCTCGCCACGCGGAAGCGTAAACCACCGTGTCCTGGACTTCGGCGCGAGACCGACCGGATTCGAGGGGTCGGGCCGGTCTCGCCGCGCGGAGGCGTGACGGCATGGGGCAGGGCCGGCCGGATTCGAACCGGCGTCCTCCCGGTTTTGGAGACCGGGCGCGTCGACCTCTGCGCTACGGCCCTGCCGGGCGGCAGCATAGCGAAACCTCAGCGGGCGCGGAGCCGGCTCAGCACTGTGGCCGCCGTGTGGTCGCCGTTGTCGCGGGCGGTCGGGTTGGCGCCCGCCGCTGCCAGGGCGGCCATCGCGGGTTCGGCGCCGGATTCCGCTGCTGCGTGGAGTGGGGTGCGGCCGTTGTGGTCGCGGTCGTCCAGGGAGAAGCCGGCGGCGAGGAGCACGGGCAGGACCCGGCGGTGGTCGACGTGGGCGACCAGGTGGAGCAGCGTGCCGCCGCCGGGTGTTCGCAGGGCGGGGTCGATGCCGTCTGCCAGGCGGGCCAGCAGTCCGTCGGTGTCGCCGTGGAGTGCCAGCGCGAAGAGGTCCTGGCGGTCTTTACGGACGGCTTTCGGGATCGGTTTGGCGCCACTGCGCCAGGCGCGGACGGCGGCCGCACAGCCGCCTATCGGGCCGCCCAGGCCGGCGAGGACGAACTCGCGGCGGATCTCCGCGTCGTCGTGGTGCGGGGTGAGCAGACGCCCGCCTGTGGCGATCACGGTGTGCCATTCCGTGCCGCATCGGACGCGGATCGGGACCGGCTCGTGCCCGGCGGGCGGTGGCCGCTTCTGGACGCGGCCGGGGAAGAGCGCCTCGTGGATCAGTGGGTGGAGGTCGTCGGGTGTGAGGTCACCCTGGCGGAGCAGGGCGGCGTCCATCGGTGCCGGCACCCCGAAGGCGCGGGGGCCCGGCTCAAGTTTTTCCTCCCGCTCGGCGACGGTGGTGCCGTTCACGGCGTACAGGCGGGTGGGGGTGGCGAAGCGGGTCCGGGCGTACCGGTGGGTGAGTCTGGTGATCTCGGCGTGCGCCGTCGGCAGGGCCGTGGCCAGCTCGGCCAGGGACGCGGTGACCTCCTGGTCGTGCCAGTAGTAGACCTGGCCGCGGGGTGTCGGATCGAGGTGCAGGCCGGCGGCCGCAAAGGCTTCGGTGGCGACCGGGGCAGCGGAGATCCGCTCGAACACGGCCGGGCGGTCCGCTCCCTCCTCCGGCGGGGTCACGGTCCCCTGGGGGTACGGGGTCCCGTCGGGGAAATGCCACGGGAGTCGTGTGTCGGAGGCGCCGCACGCCCAGCGCCGGGCGGCGACGGCGTCGGCGTGCCAGGCCCAGTCGGGCAGGTCGTAGAAGTGCTCGGGGACGCGGTGGCCGACACGCAGCGCGATCGCCTGCCGGGGTGATCTCCCGCCGCGTGGCAGGCTGGCGATCAGCCGGGGCTCGTCGCTGTGCAGCGGCTCGTGGCGGAACAGCACCACAGTGGCCGAGTGCCGCAGCAAGCCCTCGCTGCGCGGCAGGAAGCGCCGGAGCAGGTCGGGGGCGAGGCCGCGCAGATCGGCCTCGATCCGCGCGGCGTGGTGGGCGCCGTAGGTGCGGGCTACGTCGGCGAGGTCGATGTGGACGTCGACCATGGCTGCCTCGCACGCGCCGCGCCAGTCGCCGGCGAGGCGTCGTTCGGTGGCGACGGTGACCATGCCGGGCGGCATGAAGTGCGCCAGGTCGCGCGCGTACCTCTCGCGTTCGCGTCGCCGCTCCACGGTCGTGCCTCCTCTGCGGCTGCCCGCGTTTGTGCAGGTGGCGGACCGGCCGGGATCGAACCGGCGTCCTCCGCATGGGCAATGCGGCGCGACGACCTCTGCGCTACGGCCCGCCGTCGCGAGACTTTATCGGCTCCGGCTGTTGCTTTCCGCCCCGCCTTCTTTCACAGTGACATTTGTCGATGGCTGACACTGATGTGAACTCGTCCACATACGTGGACGTTGTCCGTCCGAATGGAGGCATCATGAGAAGAAGAGCAGCGGCTGTCCTCGCCGCGGTGCTCGCCCTCGCCGCCGCACCGTCCCCGGCGTCCGCCGCACCTCTCGAGACCGGGCCCTGGACGTCGTACTCGCCGACGTTCGACCTGCAGCAACGCGGGTGCGGTACGGCGAGCGGGCTGACGTTCCGGCTGACCTGCTCGACGGCGAGCGGCGACCAGCGCGCCGAACGCCGGTACGCGACCTACAGCAGCGGCGTCCGCCAGTTCGAGGGGTACTTCCGGATCACCAGCATGCCGGGGTCCCGGATCAGCCTGAAGCAGACCTTCGGCCCCAGCGGCCCGTTCTTCATGCTCGCCGTCGAACGCGGTGGCCGCCTCTACGCCGTCCACGGCGGTACGACCCTCGCCACCGGTGCGACCGTCGGCACCGAGGTCCGGGTCAACACGGTGCACAACACCGGGAACGGTGCGCACCGCACGTACATCAACGGCTCGAACCGCCACTCGCAGACCGGTGGCGGCGGCGGTTACTACGACAAGTTCGGCGCCTACCGTACGGAGAGCGGCGCCGGACCGGTCGACGTCACCTGGAGCGGCATCCAGTTCTGGCGCAAATGATCCGCCGCACCCTGCTGGTTGTCGTGCTCGTCCTGGCCGGCTGCTCCGCCGGCCGGGGCGGGCCGGCGATCACCCTGACCGCGACCCTGACCACGCCCGTCGACATCGACCTGCGCTGGGAGGGCGCCGAACCGGGGACGGCGGCGCAGATCGCCGAGTTCGCCACGGACCCGCGCGGGCCGTGGACGATCCTCGAGTTCCTGCCCCCGGACCGGCGCACCTACCGCCATCCGGACCTGATGCCGCGGACCGC
Protein-coding regions in this window:
- a CDS encoding xanthine dehydrogenase family protein molybdopterin-binding subunit; this encodes MNADQIVGRAVPRRDGPAKVSGAARFTAEVPVAGLAHAKLVCSTIAAGEIVGIDLTRARSAPGVVAIMTHDNAPAMRIAPLLITLQGASFTRAPVMQDARIRWNGQPVAIVVAETPEQADHAASLVRISYAPTEARLLFDDLKIGAPQPDHVQGEAPAVTLGDAAAALRTAHTSVDRVYRTPWHTHCAIEPHATTVAWHDERSLTMWDATQAITHSQATLAEVFSLDPQNIRVVSQFVGGAFGNKMMWSHQILCAAAARLAQRPVRLVLSRSDVFRVTGGRTRTEQRVALGARADGTLTALVHEATTTTGVNDGFAEQCTFPARVLYGADAFGIDQRVVELHTPANSSMRAPGESVGSFALECALDELAEQLDLDPLELRTRLEPAVHPTNGKPFSGRHLVEAYRLGAERFGWAERSSTPRSRRDGRWWVGQGVATATYPYTRMPGGRASVTVSADGHATVRTAAHEMGMGTATVQAQYAADHLGLPLDRVHFEYGDSRHPAAVPAGGSAQTVSIIASVVAATRALIAELLRLTASDSPLAGAGTDDVSLRDGGVYLRDGGAGQSYPDILRRAGRGELTGEGAASPPTETAQHAMHSFGVQFCEVRVHDVTGEVRVSRWLGMFDTGRIINPRTAASQFRGAIVMGIGSALSEETVFDERTGRVLNASLAEYHVPVHADIPPIEVAWLGHPDPMAPLGGKGVGEVGMVGVAAAVANAVHNATGRRIRDLPITPDKVLGL
- a CDS encoding FAD binding domain-containing protein, whose protein sequence is MKPFTYERAGDVAAAVAAAATPGAVYLGGGTNLVDLMRQNIERPAALVDVSRLPARIEIGPDGRLWMGAAATNTDVAADPVVRRDFPIIAEAIVNGASGQIRNMATVGGNLLQRTRCLYFYDTGARCNKREPGSGCDAIDGHNRMHAVLGASSQCVATHPSDLGVALAALDARVHLAGPAGPRTAELLDLHRLPGDTPHIENTLQPGELITAVSVPMPPAAARSAYRKVRERASYAFALISVAALLEVRDGVVISARLALGGVAAKPWRAAAAEEALVGAPATRAAFERAADAALADARPLAHNAFKIPLVRRVLVATLEELS
- a CDS encoding flavin reductase family protein; protein product: MQRMPLSTRQDVEEAFTRSPTSLAAVAARVGGELVGMVASTFETGVSFDPPRALLSVRSGSRTWRALRRSRSLGISLLSEQQGGLVRQLSSRTGDRFAGLDPVETPDGAALLPGAALWLEAESDNEIAVGDHQLVLLAVADLRSSSEARPLIYWQRGLGRIEPTAAPLFP
- a CDS encoding XdhC family protein, with product MREILDDIVATWRRGEPAGLATVTATWSSAPRQAGAAMLVRADGTAAGSVSGGCVESAVYELCREVAGSGAPRTARYGVTDDDAAQVGLPCGGTIEVFVETGELHGARSAGRRGGRRAAGGAADLCGRPA
- a CDS encoding (2Fe-2S)-binding protein, giving the protein MNSVIVINGTPHEIAIADTRRSLLDHLRTDAGLHGPKKGCDQGACGACTVLLDGRRVLACLTLAAQADGRAVTTVEGVGRDGELHPLQEAFIAHDGFQCGYCTPGQVCSAIGMADEVARGVPSRVSSEIGAASFDLSSDEIRERMSGNLCRCGAYNGIVAAIEETYVGGPR
- a CDS encoding XdhC/CoxI family protein — protein: MLADEVAAGRPVALLTCVAGPPDRIGRHLVLTPDVRHGSLGADGIDDAAAGDGRGLLAAGRTGLLHYNADGRPGSGVTVLVTSFAPAPRMLVFGATDHAAAAARIGTFLGYRVTACDARPVFATAERFPGAHEVVVDWPHRYLAAEASAGRLDTRTVVCVLTHDAKFDVPVLSLALKLPLAYVGAMGSRRTHADRLERLREAGLAEPALARLRSPLGLDLGAQTPEETAISVAAEIIAARSNATGRPLTGTPGPIHKSAPG
- a CDS encoding ankyrin repeat domain-containing protein, coding for MERRRERERYARDLAHFMPPGMVTVATERRLAGDWRGACEAAMVDVHIDLADVARTYGAHHAARIEADLRGLAPDLLRRFLPRSEGLLRHSATVVLFRHEPLHSDEPRLIASLPRGGRSPRQAIALRVGHRVPEHFYDLPDWAWHADAVAARRWACGASDTRLPWHFPDGTPYPQGTVTPPEEGADRPAVFERISAAPVATEAFAAAGLHLDPTPRGQVYYWHDQEVTASLAELATALPTAHAEITRLTHRYARTRFATPTRLYAVNGTTVAEREEKLEPGPRAFGVPAPMDAALLRQGDLTPDDLHPLIHEALFPGRVQKRPPPAGHEPVPIRVRCGTEWHTVIATGGRLLTPHHDDAEIRREFVLAGLGGPIGGCAAAVRAWRSGAKPIPKAVRKDRQDLFALALHGDTDGLLARLADGIDPALRTPGGGTLLHLVAHVDHRRVLPVLLAAGFSLDDRDHNGRTPLHAAAESGAEPAMAALAAAGANPTARDNGDHTAATVLSRLRAR
- a CDS encoding TetR/AcrR family transcriptional regulator, which gives rise to MDSGGTDTKTMRRDAARSRAAILRALDTMYAEEGSVPGMHALAARAEVGVATLYRHFPTREDLLTALAVDRLVHLVEFADQAGATPDTAQAVRNFFESVAGAGCDPALVAHLSPDSADRASQELLTRFQRGLDHLLERAHADGVIRADAQREHVIALLHGLLATVAHLGDQPGGCDLAVDILARGLAAPQ